In one Deltaproteobacteria bacterium genomic region, the following are encoded:
- a CDS encoding glutamate racemase: protein MKERKRPIGIFDSGVGGLTVFKEVTTILPREDIIYLGDTARIPYGTRSPGTILKYSLENTSFLLSQGIKLLVVACNTSSAVSLPQLQQENEIPILGVIEPGARRAIEVTQNKKVGVIGTEATVRSRAYERTIQGIDPHIKVISRACPLFVPLAEEGWVGNQVTRLTAQTYLSPLREEMIDTLVLGCTHYPLLEGIIRETMEDGVCLVNSAKETAKEVKKVLDEEDLTSLGDKDGKYKFYVTDNAERFTKVGGIFLGKELRRVEEIGW, encoded by the coding sequence ATGAAAGAGAGAAAAAGACCAATTGGGATCTTTGACTCGGGAGTGGGTGGGTTGACGGTGTTTAAAGAGGTGACCACCATCCTGCCTCGGGAGGACATCATCTACTTGGGAGATACGGCGAGGATCCCCTATGGGACAAGATCCCCCGGGACCATCCTCAAATATTCCCTAGAGAACACGAGTTTTCTCCTAAGCCAGGGGATTAAACTTCTGGTGGTCGCCTGCAATACCTCCTCGGCCGTGAGCCTCCCACAACTGCAGCAGGAGAACGAGATTCCTATCCTCGGGGTGATCGAGCCTGGGGCGAGGAGGGCAATTGAGGTGACCCAGAACAAGAAAGTTGGGGTAATCGGGACTGAGGCGACGGTGAGAAGTCGCGCCTATGAAAGGACCATCCAAGGGATCGATCCCCATATCAAGGTCATCAGCCGGGCTTGCCCCCTCTTTGTCCCCTTAGCGGAGGAGGGTTGGGTGGGCAATCAGGTGACCCGCCTGACGGCCCAAACCTACCTTTCCCCCCTGCGTGAGGAAATGATAGATACCTTGGTACTCGGCTGTACCCATTACCCCCTCTTAGAGGGGATCATCAGGGAGACCATGGAAGATGGGGTATGTTTGGTCAACTCCGCCAAGGAGACGGCCAAGGAGGTCAAGAAGGTCTTAGATGAGGAAGATCTCACCAGCCTAGGGGATAAGGATGGGAAATATAAATTCTATGTCACTGATAATGCGGAGCGCTTCACAAAGGTGGGGGGGATATTCTTGGGGAAGGAATTGAGAAGGGTCGAAGAGATAGGTTGGTGA